The Fischerella sp. PCC 9605 genome contains a region encoding:
- a CDS encoding outer membrane protein, giving the protein MQSKLWWNLFLANLSAIASLLTIAPVTVAVETGQPELEETTTVDTRSIIDMLISIDTASPAKDWLQLVSAEFADVSSVSTNAADLLESTNRTDRTVSGQPGVQFQSYLEETNTDRNLSSQNIFTYLSEEQFSASSINISSSFRFFIFCPGFNRQYQPTQNPALSKESWQQTCQQTKLNLNSVTAGNNKAEDEENGWRFEFQPYLFVPFSVDGKVVVGDEAKINSDRPSDRPSEEILSGERRERLPVDIDIDLDLGDFFDFNFNQLLWLAGSFEAWRGDVGFILDGAYTKIGIEESGQRIDIESDTEIITADLALGWHLGTVPLGTVDKQSSSKEYFPSLSFEIFGGVSYGSITETVDFNPGPKFEFGPDWFEPLLGGRVKLNLAQNLALAVRAETSIPTDSDIKENWDVLLGLDWQLSRSFFLRPAYRFYKLSVEQDGRLGEREVTLRAEGLWLGLGWKF; this is encoded by the coding sequence ATGCAAAGCAAATTATGGTGGAACTTATTTTTGGCGAACCTGAGCGCGATCGCTTCCTTATTGACGATCGCTCCAGTTACTGTTGCAGTGGAAACTGGACAACCTGAACTGGAAGAAACAACTACGGTTGACACACGATCAATCATCGACATGCTCATTTCGATTGATACAGCATCACCTGCAAAAGATTGGTTGCAGTTAGTGAGTGCTGAATTTGCGGATGTTTCCAGTGTTAGCACCAATGCCGCAGATCTTCTAGAGTCAACAAACAGGACAGATAGAACAGTTAGTGGTCAGCCAGGCGTCCAGTTTCAGTCCTATTTGGAAGAAACTAATACCGATCGCAATCTTTCATCACAAAATATTTTTACATATCTCAGTGAAGAACAATTTTCGGCAAGCAGTATCAATATTTCTAGTTCATTCAGATTCTTTATTTTTTGCCCAGGCTTTAACAGACAATATCAACCAACCCAAAACCCTGCACTTTCTAAGGAGAGTTGGCAACAAACATGTCAGCAAACAAAACTAAATTTAAACTCGGTGACTGCTGGCAACAATAAAGCAGAAGACGAGGAGAACGGTTGGCGATTTGAATTTCAACCCTATTTATTTGTTCCTTTCTCTGTTGACGGTAAAGTTGTCGTTGGAGATGAAGCAAAGATTAATAGCGATCGTCCTTCCGATCGCCCTTCTGAGGAGATCCTCTCTGGAGAACGCCGAGAACGCCTTCCGGTAGATATTGACATTGACTTGGATTTAGGCGATTTTTTTGATTTCAATTTCAATCAACTGTTGTGGCTGGCAGGTAGCTTTGAAGCCTGGCGTGGCGATGTTGGATTTATTTTGGATGGAGCCTACACCAAGATCGGCATTGAGGAAAGTGGTCAGCGAATAGATATTGAGTCAGATACAGAGATTATTACGGCTGATTTAGCACTCGGTTGGCATCTTGGTACTGTGCCATTGGGAACTGTTGACAAGCAATCTTCTTCCAAAGAGTACTTTCCATCTCTAAGCTTTGAAATTTTTGGAGGAGTCAGTTATGGCAGCATCACGGAAACAGTCGATTTTAACCCCGGTCCTAAATTTGAATTTGGCCCAGATTGGTTTGAACCTCTGCTAGGCGGACGCGTCAAGCTAAACCTGGCTCAAAACCTTGCATTAGCAGTCAGAGCAGAAACTTCAATCCCAACTGATAGTGACATTAAAGAAAACTGGGATGTGCTGCTTGGGCTTGACTGGCAACTTTCACGTAGCTTCTTTCTTAGACCTGCCTATCGCTTCTACAAGCTTAGCGTAGAGCAAGATGGTCGGCTTGGAGAACGAGAAGTTACCCTTCGAGCAGAGGGATTGTGGTTGGGGCTGGGTTGGAAGTTTTAA
- a CDS encoding arylsulfatase encodes MFTLLAIAPPAFATSELLPQPDPKFNGKIGITYQNAKPDLSVFNTPSAKKDAPNVLLVLLDDVGFGASKTFGGSIETPTLDKLAANGLRYNRFHTTALCSPTRAALLTGRNHHSVGSGTIQELATAYPGYTGLIPKKTATIGQILRNNGYSTAWFGKNHNVPDNQTSGVGPFDRWPNGLGFDYFYGFIGGETDQWYPTLYENQNPINQPATPEQGYNLTHDLADQAIAWIRYEQSIAPDRPFFAYFAPGATHAPHQPPPEYPEKYRGKFNHGWDKEREIIFERQKKLGVIPANAELTPRPEEMPAWDSFDEQAHKLFAREMETYAGYLEYSDREVGRVVDAIDQLGKLDNTLVIYIVGDNGGSAEGSLIGSCNEMLNLNGLDLTIEDNLKCYDIWGSPETSPHYAVGWAWAMDTPFRWTKQVASHFGGTRNAMVISWPKQIKDKGGLRDQFHHVIDIAPTLLEVAGIDEPRFFDGIPQKPIEGVSLAYTFDKAGEKADGKRDTQYFEMFGHRAIYDDGWMASAFHNRVPWKNAGTVPFNQDKWELFNLKEDFTQANDLSATNPEKLKELQAIFLLQGDKYNVFPLDDRFAERIDPSNRPSFTTGRSHFEFYDGMTRLGEGIAPNTKNKSHSITADLVIPDQGTEGVILASGGTTGGYTLYIKDGKLTYDYNYFDIDRYSIASSSPMPTGKVKVRFDFDYDGDGVGKGGTGKLFINGRQVGQSRIEKTVPGRFGLDTQDVGMDLQAPVSKAYKPPFKFTGSIEKVTFDLKS; translated from the coding sequence GTGTTTACATTATTGGCGATCGCTCCTCCTGCTTTTGCCACTAGTGAATTATTACCCCAACCCGACCCCAAATTTAATGGCAAGATTGGGATTACCTACCAGAATGCCAAACCTGATTTATCTGTTTTCAACACACCGTCAGCCAAAAAGGACGCGCCCAATGTTCTCTTGGTGCTATTGGATGATGTTGGCTTTGGAGCATCAAAAACTTTTGGTGGTTCAATTGAAACACCTACCCTAGACAAATTAGCAGCTAATGGTTTGCGCTATAACCGCTTTCACACCACAGCGCTTTGCTCACCCACCCGTGCGGCACTGCTTACGGGTCGCAACCATCACTCAGTAGGTTCGGGAACAATTCAGGAACTGGCAACAGCTTATCCTGGCTATACGGGTTTGATCCCTAAGAAAACTGCAACAATTGGGCAAATCTTACGGAACAATGGCTACAGCACAGCTTGGTTTGGTAAGAATCACAACGTTCCCGACAACCAAACCAGTGGGGTAGGCCCGTTTGATCGCTGGCCCAATGGCTTAGGCTTTGACTATTTCTATGGCTTCATTGGTGGGGAAACTGACCAATGGTATCCGACGCTGTACGAAAACCAGAACCCTATCAATCAACCCGCCACACCAGAACAAGGCTATAACCTCACCCACGATCTGGCAGATCAAGCGATCGCCTGGATTCGCTATGAACAATCGATCGCGCCCGATCGCCCCTTCTTTGCCTATTTTGCGCCAGGAGCCACCCATGCTCCCCACCAACCACCACCAGAGTATCCCGAAAAGTACAGAGGCAAGTTTAACCACGGTTGGGACAAGGAGCGAGAAATTATCTTTGAGCGCCAGAAAAAACTGGGTGTGATTCCAGCTAATGCCGAACTCACGCCACGTCCTGAAGAAATGCCTGCTTGGGATAGCTTTGACGAGCAGGCGCATAAACTCTTTGCTCGTGAGATGGAAACCTATGCGGGTTATTTAGAATATAGCGATCGCGAAGTCGGGCGTGTCGTGGATGCGATCGACCAACTCGGTAAACTAGACAATACACTGGTCATCTACATCGTTGGTGACAACGGAGGCAGTGCCGAGGGCAGTCTCATTGGTTCCTGTAATGAGATGCTCAATCTTAACGGGCTTGATCTCACAATCGAAGATAACTTGAAGTGTTACGACATCTGGGGTAGTCCTGAAACTTCACCTCACTATGCTGTGGGTTGGGCTTGGGCAATGGATACGCCCTTCCGGTGGACAAAGCAGGTGGCTTCCCACTTCGGTGGTACTCGTAATGCGATGGTAATTTCTTGGCCAAAGCAGATTAAAGATAAGGGTGGACTGCGAGACCAATTCCACCATGTAATTGATATCGCTCCAACTCTGCTAGAGGTGGCTGGTATCGACGAACCAAGGTTCTTTGATGGGATTCCTCAAAAGCCAATTGAAGGGGTGAGTTTGGCTTACACCTTTGATAAAGCAGGTGAAAAGGCTGATGGGAAGCGAGATACTCAGTATTTCGAGATGTTTGGGCATCGGGCGATTTACGACGACGGCTGGATGGCATCGGCATTTCATAATCGGGTTCCTTGGAAAAATGCTGGAACGGTTCCTTTTAACCAAGATAAATGGGAATTGTTCAACCTTAAGGAAGACTTTACTCAAGCCAATGATTTGTCAGCAACCAATCCTGAGAAATTAAAGGAACTACAGGCAATCTTCTTGTTGCAGGGAGATAAGTACAACGTCTTTCCACTTGATGACCGCTTTGCTGAGCGAATTGATCCCAGCAATCGCCCCAGCTTTACCACTGGTCGTAGCCACTTTGAGTTTTACGACGGGATGACTCGTCTGGGAGAGGGAATCGCACCCAATACCAAAAACAAGTCTCATAGTATTACTGCCGATCTGGTGATTCCCGATCAAGGTACTGAAGGAGTAATTTTGGCATCTGGTGGTACGACAGGAGGCTACACCCTTTACATCAAAGACGGCAAGCTCACTTACGACTACAACTACTTCGACATTGATCGCTACTCGATCGCTTCGTCATCACCGATGCCAACAGGCAAGGTTAAAGTGCGCTTTGACTTTGACTATGACGGTGATGGTGTAGGTAAAGGCGGTACGGGCAAGCTGTTTATCAATGGTCGTCAAGTGGGTCAGAGTCGGATTGAAAAAACTGTTCCGGGTCGATTTGGTTTGGATACCCAAGATGTAGGAATGGATTTGCAAGCTCCGGTTAGCAAGGCGTATAAGCCACCGTTTAAGTTTACTGGCTCGATTGAAAAAGTCACTTTTGACTTGAAGTCTTGA
- a CDS encoding mechanosensitive ion channel family protein, translating to MSLNKKINRLLREIIIAIFVALLIIITPISTFAQSPSPTETPTKGVPVKLDDKTLFLIQYKLFSPSINQRAEGISSRIQQVADNQTIPVDTLRTSNVETEAGTSTIIYAQDIAILAVSDADAKAVKLTQQTLANQYLQTIKNAISQYREERSATYLTRAAITAAVSTIVLILTLLVLWNVIPRFYHWLDAHHQRWIPNIRIQNLDLLSSQQISAIIQGLTRILHFVIVVTLLYFYLSLVLSLFPQTKQFGTSLFANLQAALTAVWQGFLGYLPKLLRIGLIVLLTRYILSFLKFIFTNLERRTLVIQGFYPEWAKPTYQLLSFAIVAVATAIAFPYLPGSDSPAFQAISIVLGALVSFGSSTAIANAIAGFSLVYTRAFQIGDRVQVGDVMGFIEEKQLLVTRIRTLDNILVSIPNSALLSSNVINYNTLLKDRQTPVIVHTTVTLGYEAPWRSVHETLIAAAVATTDILSQPPPFVLQTALNDFYVSYQLRAYTNNPMKLERIYSELHQNIQDKCNEANIEICSPHYSAIRDGNQTTIPSEYLSHEYTAPGFRVNPLSTLFNFINPNSPSVNSQSSSADRASD from the coding sequence ATGTCACTTAATAAAAAAATAAATCGACTGCTTAGGGAAATTATTATCGCTATTTTTGTGGCGTTGTTAATTATAATCACCCCTATTTCTACCTTTGCTCAAAGTCCTTCTCCTACCGAAACACCAACAAAAGGAGTACCTGTTAAGCTGGATGACAAAACGTTATTTTTGATTCAATATAAGTTATTTTCACCATCAATTAACCAACGCGCAGAGGGAATTTCCTCCAGAATTCAGCAAGTAGCAGATAATCAGACAATTCCAGTTGATACATTGAGAACAAGTAATGTTGAAACTGAAGCTGGCACAAGCACAATCATTTATGCTCAAGACATTGCCATTTTGGCAGTTTCAGATGCAGATGCCAAAGCTGTGAAGCTAACTCAGCAAACACTTGCCAATCAATACTTACAAACTATCAAAAATGCAATTAGCCAGTATCGAGAAGAACGTAGTGCCACCTACTTAACCCGTGCGGCGATTACGGCTGCTGTTAGCACTATTGTATTAATATTAACGTTACTTGTTCTGTGGAACGTTATACCACGGTTTTATCACTGGTTAGATGCTCACCATCAGCGATGGATTCCTAACATCCGTATCCAAAATCTCGATCTGTTATCGTCTCAACAAATTTCTGCGATTATACAAGGCTTGACGAGAATTTTGCACTTTGTAATTGTAGTAACTCTTCTCTATTTTTATCTGTCATTGGTCTTGAGTTTATTTCCTCAGACAAAACAGTTCGGAACAAGTTTATTTGCTAATTTGCAAGCTGCATTAACAGCAGTATGGCAAGGATTTTTAGGGTATCTGCCAAAATTATTGAGGATTGGTTTGATTGTCCTATTAACTCGCTATATTCTAAGCTTTTTAAAATTTATTTTTACAAATCTTGAACGAAGAACACTCGTCATCCAAGGATTTTATCCAGAGTGGGCAAAGCCAACTTACCAGTTACTCAGCTTTGCGATCGTTGCTGTAGCCACTGCGATTGCCTTTCCTTATTTACCAGGTTCTGATTCTCCCGCTTTTCAAGCTATTTCTATTGTTTTGGGCGCGTTGGTGTCCTTCGGTTCATCGACTGCGATCGCCAATGCGATTGCAGGCTTTTCGTTAGTGTACACCCGTGCATTTCAAATTGGCGATCGCGTCCAAGTTGGCGATGTCATGGGTTTTATAGAGGAGAAACAGCTTCTAGTAACTCGAATTCGCACACTGGACAATATTTTAGTATCGATTCCCAACTCAGCTTTGTTGTCAAGTAACGTCATTAACTACAATACATTGCTCAAAGATCGGCAAACCCCAGTGATTGTGCACACAACAGTAACCTTGGGCTATGAGGCTCCTTGGCGAAGTGTACATGAAACCCTAATTGCAGCGGCTGTTGCAACTACTGATATTTTGTCGCAACCTCCTCCATTTGTGTTACAAACAGCACTCAATGATTTCTATGTAAGCTACCAGTTAAGAGCCTACACAAACAATCCAATGAAATTAGAAAGAATTTATTCAGAACTACACCAGAATATTCAGGATAAGTGTAACGAAGCAAACATTGAAATTTGCTCACCCCATTACTCTGCAATTCGTGACGGCAATCAAACCACCATTCCCAGCGAGTACCTATCTCATGAATATACTGCTCCTGGTTTTCGAGTTAATCCGCTCTCAACGCTGTTCAATTTTATCAACCCAAATTCGCCTTCTGTGAATTCTCAATCTTCGTCTGCGGATCGAGCCTCAGACTAG
- a CDS encoding arylsulfatase, with product MNWQSFTQFWHKRFLRVAKAIAMSLLVAIFVSINLFPLPARAQELIPHPDKPFTGKIGLTYKDSQPVKSQLKLPSTYGVKNPPNVLLVLLDDVGYGQTGTFGSPIPTPTLDKLAKNGLRYAQFHTTALCSPTRAALLTGRNHHSVGTGVITEAGTGFPGYSGEIPKSAGTVAQILQDYGYGTAWFGKEHNVPDWETSMAGPFEHWPRTQGFNYFYGFVGGDTDQFTPALVENTTRLEAPKINADGSPYHLTTDLADHAISYIEQLNAISPEKPFFVYLATGATHAPHQAPKEWIDKFKGQFDMGWDKYRQQTFERQKKLGVIPADAKLTPRPKELPAWDSLSPDEQKVYARMMEIFAGFTAHVDNEVGRVVDAIADLGKLDNTLVFYIAGDNGSSAEGGLEGLLNEMTFFNAIPESTEQKLAAIDTLGGPLHYNHFPAGWAWAMDTPFQWTKQVASHFGGTRNGMVISWPDRIKDKGGIRYQFGHVIDIAPTILEATGISAPIEINGIAQKPIEGTSLAYTFDDAKAPTHHTTQYFEMLGSQGIYHDGWMASALDSIPWDPSPKAADLLNMNWELYNINNDFTQAEDLAEQNPQKLQEMKDLFYAEAAKYNVLPLDDRKTERLNVENRPSLTEGRSTFSYPNHMRIPEGSAPDLKHKNHIITADVVIPNNGAEGVILTQGGRFSGYGLFIKDGKLVYHYNLAGVDRFNIVSDQTLPTGNVTLKAVYKTDADKPFAGGLVSLYANNRKIGEGRVEKTLPNRLTLDETFDVGFDTGTPISEDYETPFAFTGNLKKVSIHLK from the coding sequence TTGAATTGGCAATCATTTACTCAGTTTTGGCACAAGCGATTTCTACGAGTTGCCAAAGCGATCGCCATGTCCTTGCTAGTTGCTATCTTTGTCAGCATCAACCTTTTCCCCCTTCCTGCGCGAGCGCAGGAACTCATACCTCATCCCGACAAACCCTTCACAGGCAAAATCGGTTTAACTTACAAAGACTCCCAGCCAGTAAAGTCACAACTAAAGTTGCCATCTACCTATGGTGTGAAAAATCCACCCAATGTTTTGCTAGTGTTACTTGATGACGTTGGCTACGGACAGACAGGCACTTTTGGTAGTCCCATCCCCACCCCAACGTTAGATAAATTGGCAAAAAACGGCTTACGATACGCTCAGTTTCATACTACCGCGCTGTGTTCACCCACCCGTGCTGCTCTACTGACTGGACGCAATCACCACTCTGTTGGTACAGGTGTGATTACCGAAGCGGGAACTGGTTTCCCTGGTTACAGCGGAGAGATTCCTAAGAGTGCAGGCACGGTTGCTCAAATTCTCCAAGATTATGGCTACGGCACTGCATGGTTTGGCAAGGAACATAACGTTCCTGATTGGGAAACCAGCATGGCTGGGCCGTTTGAGCATTGGCCTAGAACTCAAGGGTTTAATTATTTCTACGGTTTTGTGGGTGGTGACACTGACCAATTCACCCCAGCATTAGTAGAAAATACTACCCGTCTCGAAGCACCCAAGATCAATGCTGATGGCTCACCCTACCATTTGACTACCGATTTGGCAGACCATGCCATTAGCTATATTGAACAGTTAAACGCCATATCCCCTGAAAAGCCTTTCTTTGTATACTTAGCGACAGGTGCAACCCACGCACCGCACCAAGCCCCCAAGGAGTGGATTGACAAGTTTAAGGGTCAGTTCGATATGGGCTGGGATAAATATCGTCAACAGACATTCGAGCGGCAGAAGAAATTGGGGGTAATTCCGGCTGATGCCAAACTAACCCCGCGTCCTAAAGAACTACCCGCTTGGGATTCTCTCTCACCAGACGAACAAAAGGTTTATGCCCGGATGATGGAAATATTTGCCGGGTTTACTGCCCATGTGGATAATGAAGTCGGTCGGGTAGTGGATGCGATCGCAGATCTCGGCAAACTTGACAACACATTGGTGTTTTACATCGCAGGCGATAACGGCTCTAGTGCTGAAGGTGGTTTAGAAGGGCTACTCAATGAAATGACCTTCTTCAACGCAATTCCCGAAAGCACCGAGCAAAAGCTAGCAGCCATTGATACCCTTGGTGGCCCCCTCCATTACAACCACTTCCCGGCTGGTTGGGCTTGGGCAATGGATACACCCTTCCAGTGGACGAAGCAGGTTGCATCTCACTTCGGCGGTACTCGCAACGGTATGGTAATTTCCTGGCCCGACCGCATTAAAGACAAGGGCGGGATTCGCTACCAGTTTGGTCATGTCATTGACATTGCTCCCACCATTCTGGAAGCGACGGGCATTTCTGCACCAATCGAAATCAATGGCATTGCTCAAAAACCAATCGAGGGAACTAGTTTAGCTTATACCTTCGATGATGCCAAAGCGCCCACACACCATACCACTCAGTATTTTGAGATGCTGGGCAGCCAGGGCATCTATCACGATGGCTGGATGGCCAGCGCCCTAGATTCCATCCCTTGGGACCCCAGCCCTAAGGCAGCCGACCTCCTCAATATGAACTGGGAACTGTACAACATCAACAATGACTTTACCCAAGCAGAGGATCTAGCTGAGCAAAATCCGCAAAAACTCCAGGAAATGAAGGATCTGTTCTATGCTGAGGCAGCTAAATACAATGTCTTGCCCCTGGACGATCGCAAAACGGAACGCCTTAACGTCGAAAACCGACCAAGCCTAACTGAGGGACGCAGTACCTTCAGCTATCCCAATCACATGCGTATCCCTGAAGGATCTGCCCCCGATCTCAAACATAAGAACCACATCATTACAGCAGATGTGGTTATTCCTAACAATGGTGCGGAAGGAGTAATTCTCACGCAAGGCGGTCGTTTTAGTGGATATGGTTTGTTTATTAAGGATGGCAAACTGGTGTATCACTACAACTTAGCTGGTGTCGATCGCTTCAATATTGTTTCTGACCAGACCTTACCTACAGGCAACGTTACACTCAAAGCTGTGTATAAGACAGATGCCGACAAACCCTTTGCTGGTGGGCTTGTCAGCCTCTATGCCAACAATCGGAAGATTGGTGAGGGACGTGTTGAAAAGACCCTACCCAACCGACTTACCCTTGATGAAACCTTCGACGTTGGTTTTGATACTGGTACACCGATATCTGAAGACTACGAAACACCATTTGCGTTCACCGGTAATCTCAAAAAAGTCAGCATTCATCTCAAGTAA
- a CDS encoding MarC family protein translates to MMQQPCMKNLTPSNRTPHSLLRRGERSEVIFKPEPHGRSPVTHVNKWIWQWISIVGIALLGIWLNFTEPVFASPHPIVTGCINLVSTADRSACNDHIIAQVTNIPTPVSTPSQPQVLSPSFKQQIATKIARLPLESQFGFFNLFVIFFVTLGPLKVIPVFVQLTENTDQTLRQQLAFRSVVISTIAIVLVAIIGQNILNVWRIQLPALMITAGIVLFLVALQIVMAQYASPAKVEIPEQPSLKQAVTPLAFPTILPPFGIAIALTMMVMAGLVGINQSIVVLLLLLVMGLNLVCMLAARQILTFIKPVTLRISGFVLGVMQLALGIELIVSAIEIEVLVIKQLLEP, encoded by the coding sequence ATGATGCAACAGCCATGCATGAAAAACCTCACCCCGTCTAATCGGACACCCCACTCCTTATTAAGGAGAGGGGAAAGGAGTGAGGTTATTTTCAAGCCAGAACCCCACGGGCGATCGCCCGTTACTCATGTAAATAAGTGGATATGGCAATGGATAAGTATAGTAGGGATTGCACTTTTAGGAATTTGGCTCAACTTTACCGAACCAGTATTTGCGTCTCCACACCCCATTGTGACGGGTTGCATCAACTTGGTTTCAACAGCAGATCGGTCGGCGTGCAATGACCATATCATCGCCCAAGTAACAAATATACCTACACCGGTTTCCACTCCGTCTCAACCCCAGGTGTTGTCCCCCTCTTTCAAGCAGCAAATTGCCACAAAAATTGCCAGGCTTCCCCTAGAGTCCCAGTTTGGATTTTTCAATTTGTTCGTCATTTTCTTTGTCACCTTGGGGCCACTCAAGGTCATTCCAGTATTTGTGCAACTAACTGAAAATACAGATCAAACACTGCGTCAACAATTGGCTTTTCGCAGTGTTGTCATCTCAACGATCGCGATCGTTCTGGTGGCCATTATTGGTCAGAATATCCTAAATGTTTGGAGAATTCAGTTACCAGCATTAATGATTACAGCTGGGATTGTGCTGTTTTTGGTAGCCCTGCAAATTGTCATGGCTCAATATGCATCTCCTGCCAAAGTTGAAATTCCTGAACAACCTTCTCTGAAGCAAGCGGTTACTCCCCTGGCTTTCCCCACAATTTTGCCACCCTTTGGCATTGCCATTGCTCTAACAATGATGGTGATGGCTGGTCTGGTCGGTATCAACCAGAGTATTGTTGTGTTGTTACTATTGCTGGTCATGGGGTTAAACCTGGTTTGTATGCTAGCAGCCAGACAAATTTTGACTTTTATCAAACCCGTCACTCTACGCATATCGGGGTTTGTGCTTGGGGTTATGCAACTGGCGTTGGGAATTGAACTGATTGTGTCCGCGATTGAGATTGAAGTTCTTGTGATCAAGCAATTGTTAGAGCCTTAG
- a CDS encoding MFS transporter translates to MTTTATIQPLSFEQRLDASNITRVMWLLWVLSAGLIALDGFDFFIIGVAIPFLQRDFSLSSTEIGSVAVAAVAGSLLGSLTLGPITDKIGRQLMLIVDVTIFVIATAGTALAWNAASLIAFRFLVGVGIGADYPISVSYITENVPSRLRGRMVIGAFTFQAVGALLGAVTGLVVIHIFQTLYPDSAVPAMQYAWRWMLGVGLVLAIAVGILRFSFLLESPRYYIARGDYDAASKAASTLLDEPIYITPQTDPPEREPSLSYGALFSSGYQRSTILASVPWFLQDIATYGIGIFTPAIIGFLAFSGEENFIAKEMASAKGSAFVDLFLIAGFLIAVVLIDRFGRIRLQISGFLGMALGLLILAVASVLALGKQPNIALVFIGFLVFNLMMNAGPNSTTFLLSGEVFPTSIRASGAGFAAAFAKAGAVFGTFTLPILQKSLGAPILLLLLSLSCVLAAVITYIFRIETTGRSLEAVSVE, encoded by the coding sequence ATGACAACAACTGCAACTATCCAACCGTTATCTTTTGAGCAACGGCTGGATGCATCTAATATCACTCGTGTTATGTGGTTACTGTGGGTATTGTCTGCCGGATTAATTGCCCTAGATGGCTTCGATTTTTTTATCATTGGTGTGGCGATTCCCTTTTTACAACGGGATTTTAGCTTGAGTTCCACAGAAATTGGATCTGTTGCTGTGGCTGCTGTGGCTGGTTCACTGTTGGGTTCGCTGACTCTAGGCCCAATTACCGATAAAATTGGACGGCAACTAATGCTAATAGTTGATGTTACCATTTTTGTGATTGCCACCGCCGGAACAGCACTTGCTTGGAATGCCGCCTCGCTGATTGCGTTTCGTTTCCTGGTAGGCGTGGGTATTGGTGCAGATTATCCTATCAGTGTGTCTTATATTACCGAGAATGTCCCCTCTCGGTTGCGGGGTCGGATGGTGATTGGGGCATTTACATTCCAAGCTGTTGGAGCACTTTTGGGTGCAGTGACTGGGTTGGTGGTGATTCACATATTCCAAACGCTCTACCCAGACTCGGCTGTGCCTGCAATGCAGTATGCCTGGCGCTGGATGTTGGGGGTAGGTCTGGTGCTGGCGATCGCAGTCGGGATTTTGCGTTTTAGCTTCTTGCTGGAAAGTCCCCGTTATTACATTGCTAGAGGTGACTATGATGCGGCATCAAAGGCAGCATCTACACTGTTGGATGAGCCGATTTACATCACTCCCCAAACCGATCCACCAGAACGGGAACCAAGTCTTTCATACGGAGCATTATTTTCATCTGGGTATCAACGCAGCACTATTTTGGCTTCAGTTCCTTGGTTTCTACAAGATATTGCTACCTACGGGATTGGTATTTTTACACCCGCTATTATTGGTTTTTTGGCTTTTTCCGGTGAAGAGAACTTCATCGCTAAGGAAATGGCTTCTGCGAAAGGGTCTGCCTTTGTGGATCTGTTTTTGATTGCGGGTTTCTTGATTGCGGTTGTGTTAATTGACCGCTTCGGACGCATCAGGCTGCAAATCAGTGGTTTCTTGGGGATGGCACTTGGGCTTTTAATTCTGGCAGTAGCTAGTGTATTGGCATTAGGCAAACAACCAAATATCGCGCTTGTCTTTATTGGATTCCTAGTCTTCAACTTGATGATGAATGCTGGCCCCAACTCCACCACATTTTTGTTGTCGGGAGAAGTGTTCCCGACCTCAATTCGAGCCAGTGGTGCAGGGTTTGCTGCTGCCTTTGCCAAAGCTGGAGCTGTGTTTGGCACGTTTACACTGCCAATTTTACAAAAATCCCTAGGAGCACCTATCCTGCTGTTATTGCTGTCTTTAAGCTGTGTATTGGCAGCTGTGATTACCTACATATTTCGGATTGAAACAACAGGGCGATCGCTTGAAGCGGTCAGCGTTGAGTAG